In a single window of the Terriglobus roseus genome:
- a CDS encoding outer membrane beta-barrel protein, producing the protein MKTFAAAFALLLATTTACHAQLGLYGGFTTSTLKLANTPRLNGGTFGLYYDTTYGQVVALGIDARVEIVTNTTNPGTTVTSVLLGPRLAIPLPAVGLRPYIEVLVGGAHSKAGQGFASTDSGGVVAGGAVGADLRILPHVDWRVLDYSYMRVQGLNTYQQSFTTGVVVRFK; encoded by the coding sequence TTGAAGACTTTCGCTGCTGCGTTTGCACTGCTGCTTGCCACGACGACTGCCTGCCATGCTCAGCTTGGCCTTTACGGTGGCTTCACCACCTCAACCCTCAAGCTTGCGAACACGCCCCGCCTGAACGGCGGTACCTTCGGTCTCTATTACGACACGACATATGGTCAGGTCGTCGCCTTAGGAATCGATGCGCGGGTTGAAATTGTCACCAACACGACGAACCCTGGCACCACGGTCACCTCTGTACTGTTAGGTCCTCGTCTCGCGATACCGTTACCGGCGGTGGGGCTGCGCCCTTATATTGAAGTGCTCGTCGGTGGAGCGCATAGCAAAGCAGGACAGGGTTTTGCTTCCACCGACAGCGGTGGAGTGGTTGCCGGCGGCGCTGTGGGAGCCGACCTTCGCATCCTTCCCCACGTCGATTGGCGCGTGCTTGATTACAGCTACATGCGCGTCCAGGGTCTCAACACCTATCAGCAAAGCTTCACCACGGGCGTTGTTGTGCGATTCAAGTGA
- a CDS encoding SGNH/GDSL hydrolase family protein, with protein sequence MANKRLADDHSQVALVFPTRSHWARKRLLLFPVTGLVAMLGCKTVVSVVAEANPVSTTTTTTPTPAPSPTPTPTPPPTPTPPPTNLSPELNATSIFIGASIINRWPLPLHNAGISGETSGQVLQRFARDVLGHGYSRVIIQVGSNDVLQQVKDPPSTVSANIASMGEEAQAASMPVYVISLGPITSGGQNLDASVIAVNSALRDLATKRGYGYVDIFTPMQGHQEFFVDGLHPSADGYAVIERALAQVLASK encoded by the coding sequence TTGGCTAACAAACGGTTGGCCGACGACCACTCTCAAGTCGCGTTAGTTTTCCCCACGCGATCGCACTGGGCGCGCAAGCGGTTACTGCTGTTTCCGGTTACTGGTCTGGTGGCAATGCTCGGGTGCAAGACTGTCGTAAGCGTGGTCGCGGAAGCAAATCCGGTAAGTACAACAACCACAACGACGCCGACTCCCGCGCCGTCACCGACACCCACCCCAACGCCTCCGCCAACACCGACTCCTCCTCCGACCAACCTGAGTCCGGAACTCAATGCGACATCGATCTTCATCGGTGCTTCCATCATTAACCGCTGGCCACTACCTCTACACAACGCCGGTATCTCCGGTGAAACAAGTGGCCAGGTGCTGCAGCGTTTCGCAAGGGATGTTCTGGGGCACGGATACTCCCGGGTCATTATCCAGGTAGGCAGTAACGACGTCCTGCAGCAAGTCAAGGACCCGCCGAGTACGGTGTCAGCCAACATTGCATCGATGGGAGAAGAGGCACAAGCGGCCAGCATGCCTGTTTACGTCATCTCCTTAGGTCCCATCACCTCGGGAGGCCAAAACCTTGATGCATCGGTGATCGCAGTCAACTCAGCTCTCCGCGACCTCGCGACGAAACGGGGCTATGGGTATGTGGACATCTTCACTCCCATGCAGGGACACCAGGAGTTCTTCGTCGATGGGCTCCATCCAAGCGCTGATGGATACGCGGTCATCGAGCGCGCGCTGGCGCAGGTGTTGGCGAGTAAGTAA
- a CDS encoding acyltransferase yields MHQFPAPSEAAPKQFLFVDAVRFWSMLAVVALHSTQWIVSKPSEGIFPLAAECLFKYGTISFFLISGFLLGNRIDTAAPLPYLSRRLKTLLVPWTFWFGLYVLYLIVGDFGHRRIVSLSLVSWADMVLTDVWIAAFSTSFWFVPNLALGLCILVLFRRYLHHAGLGVALFSINFLYVLNIYKEWFPPRHTYALFAFVSFLWLGSFAAQNFSRVSRVLDGVPMPVIVALAGLSYAGTIVEVQILTARHSVDPLNTLRLSNQVFSTLLVLLIVRLKSASWPGFIRVREQTFAIYLTHTIFLRAGSFPLNHWIRPGFVEESGPAMSFLLRALLFIFAYGGSLLLGRWISTRDRWRWTIGLKPRAASAQTGRALAGEEVPTFG; encoded by the coding sequence GTGCATCAATTCCCTGCCCCTTCCGAAGCCGCTCCAAAGCAGTTTCTGTTTGTTGATGCCGTCCGCTTCTGGAGCATGCTTGCCGTTGTCGCGCTGCATTCCACCCAGTGGATCGTCAGCAAGCCTTCGGAGGGTATCTTCCCACTCGCAGCAGAGTGCCTCTTCAAGTACGGAACGATCAGTTTTTTTCTGATCTCGGGATTTCTGCTTGGAAACCGGATCGACACGGCTGCTCCGTTGCCCTATCTTTCGCGGCGACTCAAAACCCTTCTGGTTCCCTGGACGTTCTGGTTTGGTCTGTACGTCCTTTACCTGATCGTGGGAGACTTCGGCCACCGTCGCATCGTTTCGTTATCCCTGGTCTCGTGGGCCGACATGGTTTTGACCGATGTATGGATCGCAGCATTCTCGACCTCCTTCTGGTTCGTTCCAAACCTCGCTCTGGGCCTGTGCATTCTCGTGCTCTTCCGCCGCTATCTGCACCATGCAGGACTCGGAGTGGCGCTCTTCTCCATCAACTTCCTCTACGTCCTGAATATCTACAAAGAATGGTTCCCGCCCCGACATACCTACGCGCTCTTTGCCTTCGTCAGCTTTCTCTGGCTTGGAAGCTTCGCCGCGCAGAATTTCTCGCGTGTCAGCCGCGTGCTTGACGGCGTTCCCATGCCGGTGATCGTGGCTCTTGCCGGTCTGTCTTACGCAGGAACTATCGTTGAGGTGCAGATCCTGACCGCTCGGCATTCTGTTGATCCACTGAATACGCTTCGGCTCAGTAATCAGGTGTTTTCTACTCTCCTGGTACTTCTGATCGTCAGGCTGAAGTCCGCTTCGTGGCCGGGCTTCATCCGTGTGCGCGAACAGACATTCGCCATCTACCTGACGCACACGATCTTTCTCCGCGCTGGATCATTCCCCCTGAACCACTGGATCCGCCCAGGCTTCGTCGAGGAGTCCGGCCCTGCCATGTCGTTTCTGCTTCGCGCCCTGCTTTTCATTTTTGCCTACGGCGGCAGCCTGCTTCTGGGCAGATGGATTTCGACCCGTGACCGTTGGCGTTGGACGATCGGGCTGAAGCCTCGTGCCGCCTCGGCGCAGACCGGAAGAGCGCTCGCCGGTGAAGAGGTGCCGACCTTTGGCTAA
- a CDS encoding c-type cytochrome — protein MKKPSNVLRRSLFTGVAVAFGVVFAGYAIPNSTKVLAQQQAPAAARPRGGAPAAGGSQNATGGAAAGPGEGAQAVAADPEHGQAPAGPAARGGLVAYPDRPKAPAAVLERGKANFGVNCAFCHGSDAGGGSVGPNLLRSEVVLQDKDGELIMPIVHGARVEKGMPKIDINDAQVKDIAAWLHSLKVSSRAVMTEKINIVVGNANEGKAAFDRTCGSCHSVSGDLKGFAAKYTDPRAMQQAWMLPGGAGGRGGPGPAGPQVQLHVPPVTATVTASPTQKVTGRLEAIDDFYVSVVTDDGETHRWTRNNGMPKVDIHDPLAEHRALMRKYNDKDIHDITAYLVSLK, from the coding sequence ATGAAAAAGCCCTCGAACGTTCTTCGCCGAAGCCTATTTACCGGTGTCGCAGTTGCGTTTGGTGTTGTGTTCGCAGGATACGCGATTCCCAACTCAACCAAGGTTCTCGCGCAGCAACAGGCTCCCGCGGCCGCGCGACCACGCGGTGGAGCACCCGCTGCGGGCGGATCGCAGAATGCAACAGGTGGTGCTGCTGCTGGTCCTGGCGAGGGAGCGCAGGCAGTTGCTGCTGATCCGGAGCATGGGCAGGCACCGGCCGGACCCGCAGCACGCGGTGGCCTCGTCGCCTATCCCGATCGTCCGAAGGCGCCCGCTGCCGTATTGGAACGTGGCAAAGCAAACTTCGGTGTGAACTGCGCCTTCTGCCATGGCTCGGACGCTGGTGGCGGATCGGTGGGACCAAACCTGCTGCGCAGTGAAGTTGTCCTGCAGGACAAGGATGGCGAACTGATCATGCCGATCGTGCACGGCGCACGCGTTGAGAAGGGCATGCCTAAGATCGACATCAATGACGCGCAGGTGAAGGACATTGCGGCATGGCTGCACAGCCTGAAGGTCAGCAGCCGCGCCGTCATGACAGAGAAGATCAACATCGTGGTGGGCAACGCGAATGAAGGAAAGGCCGCGTTCGATCGTACCTGTGGCTCGTGCCACTCGGTGTCGGGCGACCTGAAGGGCTTCGCAGCGAAGTACACTGACCCGCGCGCAATGCAGCAGGCATGGATGTTGCCGGGCGGTGCCGGTGGACGCGGTGGGCCTGGGCCGGCAGGTCCGCAGGTGCAGTTGCACGTGCCGCCAGTGACCGCGACAGTGACGGCATCTCCAACGCAGAAGGTGACGGGCAGGCTTGAGGCTATCGATGACTTCTATGTCTCGGTCGTCACGGACGATGGCGAGACGCATCGGTGGACACGGAACAACGGCATGCCGAAGGTCGATATTCATGACCCGCTGGCGGAGCACCGCGCACTGATGCGCAAGTACAACGATAAGGATATTCACGACATCACGGCCTACCTGGTTTCGTTGAAGTGA
- a CDS encoding acido-empty-quinoprotein group A — protein sequence MRKSAKLALALGFAVALTAPAASRAQSLDPADILHPKADSWPTYSGDYTSDRYSKLTEINTANVKGLSLAWSQRLTAGSVAPQAAPFGPAAPAVKTIVGGIGTLEAPMGQIKGAMLQVDGVIYVTTPDNVWALDARDGHELWHYLWKTRGGTHIGNRGVGIWKDRLFFETPDNYLVSLENKTGKEIWHKEIASFDLQYFSTMSPIVVGNHLLVGTGNDLDEPGLLQSFDPQTGEVQWKFYPVPMKEGDPGLDTWKNLDAASHGGGNMWVPGAYDPETKLYIIGTGNPTAAYTSMNRGPGANLYTCSLVALDIETGKMKWYYQTSPHDTHDFDSTQTPTLVDGTWNGKPRKLVLTAARNGYFFVIDRLTGEHLLTSKLVDSPNWADEKLDKDGHPVRIPAKDYDLGGALVSPANGGIVNWPPPAYSPQTGLFYAHAQESYAMYYLATTDPRGAMGLGGKDELGLGSLGSYLVAMDYHTGKPAWKIRYPGVTAGGGMNGLLTTAGHLLFANDARGNLVAHDAATGKPLWHTHINPTNAPESYMLDSQQYILVGAGDTMYAFTLQK from the coding sequence ATGCGGAAATCAGCAAAGCTTGCACTTGCATTGGGATTCGCCGTGGCACTTACGGCACCTGCCGCGTCGCGCGCGCAGTCTCTTGACCCGGCCGATATTTTGCACCCCAAGGCCGATAGCTGGCCGACGTACTCGGGGGATTACACGAGCGATCGCTACAGCAAGCTGACGGAAATCAATACGGCCAACGTGAAGGGCTTGAGCCTGGCCTGGTCGCAACGTCTGACTGCGGGTTCCGTAGCGCCGCAGGCAGCTCCGTTTGGTCCGGCTGCGCCGGCAGTGAAGACGATTGTCGGCGGCATCGGCACGTTGGAAGCACCGATGGGCCAGATCAAGGGCGCTATGCTCCAGGTAGATGGCGTGATCTACGTCACCACACCAGACAATGTGTGGGCGCTCGACGCACGCGATGGGCATGAACTTTGGCACTACTTATGGAAGACACGTGGCGGTACGCACATTGGCAACCGCGGCGTGGGCATCTGGAAGGATCGCCTCTTCTTTGAGACTCCGGATAACTACCTGGTATCGCTGGAGAACAAGACCGGCAAAGAGATCTGGCACAAAGAGATCGCCAGCTTCGATCTGCAGTATTTCTCGACGATGTCGCCGATCGTTGTTGGCAACCACCTGCTTGTCGGCACTGGGAATGATCTCGACGAACCCGGCCTGCTGCAATCGTTCGATCCGCAGACGGGCGAGGTCCAATGGAAGTTCTATCCCGTGCCAATGAAGGAAGGCGATCCCGGGCTGGATACCTGGAAGAATCTGGATGCAGCGTCGCATGGCGGCGGCAATATGTGGGTGCCGGGCGCGTACGATCCGGAGACAAAGCTCTACATCATCGGAACGGGCAATCCCACTGCTGCCTACACGTCGATGAACCGTGGGCCCGGGGCCAACCTGTATACATGTTCGCTGGTTGCGCTGGACATCGAAACCGGCAAGATGAAGTGGTATTACCAGACCTCGCCGCATGACACGCATGATTTCGATTCCACACAGACGCCGACGCTTGTCGATGGCACGTGGAATGGAAAGCCGCGCAAGCTGGTTCTGACGGCAGCTCGCAACGGCTACTTCTTTGTCATTGATCGACTGACCGGCGAGCATCTGCTGACAAGCAAACTGGTCGATTCGCCAAACTGGGCAGACGAGAAGCTGGATAAGGACGGTCATCCGGTGCGCATCCCGGCAAAGGACTATGACCTGGGTGGTGCACTCGTCTCACCAGCGAACGGCGGCATTGTGAACTGGCCACCGCCGGCGTACAGCCCACAGACCGGCCTGTTTTATGCGCACGCGCAGGAGAGCTACGCCATGTACTACCTGGCCACCACTGATCCGCGCGGAGCGATGGGGCTGGGCGGTAAGGATGAGCTGGGGCTGGGCTCGCTTGGCAGCTACCTTGTGGCGATGGACTATCACACGGGCAAGCCCGCGTGGAAGATTCGCTACCCCGGCGTCACGGCCGGCGGTGGCATGAATGGTCTGCTGACGACCGCAGGCCACTTGCTCTTCGCCAATGACGCACGCGGCAACCTGGTGGCGCATGACGCGGCAACCGGCAAGCCGCTGTGGCACACACACATCAATCCCACCAACGCCCCGGAGAGCTACATGCTGGACAGCCAGCAGTACATCCTGGTCGGTGCCGGCGATACGATGTATGCCTTCACGCTACAGAAGTAA
- a CDS encoding HIT family protein: MDRLWTPWRYAYITGSKPSRPGVPAELEAYPDDLGSVFLNLIGAVQWAIASGSFSATVAERSGGVLLRAEHNFVCLNAYPYTSGHVMVVPYQQLDSLAKLPVEAAEEMMSLAQRLETVLREVYRPDGINLGMNLGEAAGAGVAEHLHLHLLPRWFGDSNFMTATAETRVLPESLGTTWTRLRQGLRQPIL, translated from the coding sequence ATGGACAGGCTCTGGACACCCTGGCGATACGCCTACATCACTGGCTCCAAGCCCTCCCGTCCAGGCGTTCCCGCGGAACTGGAAGCCTACCCGGATGATCTGGGATCCGTCTTCCTCAATCTCATTGGTGCCGTTCAGTGGGCGATCGCAAGCGGCTCATTTTCTGCAACCGTAGCGGAGAGGTCCGGCGGGGTCCTGTTGCGGGCAGAGCATAACTTCGTCTGCCTGAACGCCTATCCCTACACCTCTGGCCATGTGATGGTGGTTCCCTACCAGCAGCTGGATTCTCTCGCCAAGCTACCTGTCGAGGCCGCAGAGGAGATGATGTCTCTCGCCCAGCGTCTGGAGACAGTCCTGCGCGAGGTGTATCGGCCCGACGGTATCAACCTGGGCATGAACCTCGGCGAGGCCGCAGGTGCCGGCGTCGCCGAGCACCTGCACCTGCACCTGCTTCCCCGCTGGTTTGGCGATAGCAACTTCATGACCGCCACCGCAGAGACACGGGTGCTGCCAGAGTCCCTGGGAACGACATGGACACGCCTAAGGCAGGGCCTGCGTCAGCCGATACTCTGA
- a CDS encoding outer membrane beta-barrel protein, translated as MNYLCACVLIGFASSAIAGAQAVATASRSVSPSAFVMGSAVYTGLEANGSTSWGGGKNVGVTAGFDIGVYALGRYVLGIEARGRLPVDKGNIVSETNVMGGLRIAREPVEGGRFRPYVDGLFGRGQMTYQNGGFVYTNLLYTQTAGAVYGGGVGVEYDVSQHFSAKIDGQVEHWSTPVTTNGSVHSTVASVGVAYRFGAGEGPR; from the coding sequence ATGAATTATTTGTGCGCGTGCGTACTTATTGGTTTTGCGTCGTCGGCTATCGCCGGCGCGCAAGCTGTCGCGACTGCGAGCCGTTCGGTCTCGCCGTCAGCATTTGTTATGGGTTCCGCTGTTTACACAGGGCTCGAAGCCAACGGATCCACCTCCTGGGGGGGTGGCAAGAATGTGGGCGTGACCGCCGGCTTTGATATCGGTGTGTATGCGTTGGGCCGGTACGTCCTGGGCATCGAAGCTCGCGGCCGCTTGCCCGTGGACAAGGGCAACATCGTGTCCGAGACGAACGTGATGGGGGGCCTGCGGATCGCCCGTGAGCCGGTTGAGGGCGGGCGTTTCCGGCCCTATGTCGACGGCCTCTTTGGACGTGGACAAATGACTTATCAGAACGGCGGCTTTGTCTACACGAACCTGCTCTACACCCAAACGGCAGGCGCCGTTTATGGCGGCGGCGTCGGCGTCGAGTACGACGTGTCCCAGCACTTCTCCGCAAAAATCGATGGACAGGTCGAGCACTGGAGCACACCGGTCACTACGAATGGTTCCGTTCACAGCACAGTCGCGAGCGTGGGAGTGGCCTACCGGTTTGGAGCGGGCGAAGGACCGCGCTAG
- a CDS encoding M14 family zinc carboxypeptidase, whose translation MSQRFAAPTLGLTALAFLLPAASIAQNTQIRPHSMYEPPAAAAAVSLAASTKDVPADELTTGEKTSFEKTARYQEVIDLARLYEKRSKYIKVITFGTTPEGRPMTAIIVSKDKAFTPEAAHKTDKAVVLIQSGIHSGEIEGKDTALMLIRDMAVTNHPKQAAWLDKTIFVIIPLFEIDGHEDRSPFNRAQQQGPDITGTRPQEQQLNLNRDYIKADAPEMRAFLKLYNDWLPDFMFDNHVTDGADFQYDVTWDMTQHEDIGPGSRAWVNSRFVPELNKRMEADGHLVAPYGGLRGDFPGTGGAGLANGNAPGARAAAAGAPGAGGGDDRAARSARPSGNGQRDFNVEVFSPRYSHYWSGARNRPCLLVETHSLKTAKTRAWANYDIMVHSIDIVAEDPQALRKAVRDSDAADAAMAGHKDLQMFLGGKTADSSHPIVYHSLKRASEISPITGKPVMHFTAEKDDITVNMHDGVDTTAAAPVPTGFLIPLAWKSIADELALQGVVMERTTKDLGDQTFDTWRFTSAKKQSTPFEGRTFTDYTLQPVSERVHMPAGSYYVPMNQPRARIIMAMLHPAAPDALVRWGFMDAIFEGFGRIGAGEYLSVPIATKMAADHPELWTEFDVKVKADPAFADDADARLRWWMSRSNYQPSAANKYPIAEVWTKNW comes from the coding sequence ATGTCACAACGCTTCGCCGCTCCAACGCTTGGACTTACTGCCCTTGCCTTCCTTCTTCCTGCTGCCTCCATCGCGCAGAACACACAAATTCGACCGCACAGCATGTATGAGCCGCCCGCCGCTGCCGCCGCCGTCTCGCTTGCAGCCAGCACAAAGGACGTACCCGCTGACGAGCTCACCACCGGCGAAAAGACCAGCTTCGAGAAGACCGCGCGCTACCAGGAAGTCATCGACCTGGCCCGCCTGTACGAGAAGCGGTCGAAGTACATCAAGGTAATCACCTTCGGCACCACCCCCGAAGGCCGGCCCATGACGGCCATCATCGTCAGTAAGGACAAGGCCTTTACCCCCGAAGCAGCACATAAGACCGACAAGGCCGTCGTGCTGATCCAGAGCGGTATCCACTCCGGTGAGATTGAGGGCAAGGACACAGCGCTGATGCTGATCCGTGACATGGCCGTGACTAATCACCCAAAGCAGGCGGCATGGCTGGACAAGACCATCTTCGTTATCATTCCGCTCTTTGAGATCGACGGCCACGAAGATCGCAGCCCATTCAACCGCGCGCAGCAGCAGGGTCCGGACATCACCGGCACTCGCCCGCAGGAGCAGCAACTCAACCTGAACCGCGACTACATCAAGGCAGACGCGCCGGAGATGCGCGCCTTTCTGAAGCTGTACAACGATTGGCTGCCTGACTTTATGTTCGACAACCACGTTACCGACGGCGCGGACTTTCAGTACGACGTCACCTGGGATATGACGCAGCATGAGGACATCGGTCCCGGCAGTCGCGCGTGGGTCAACAGCCGCTTTGTGCCCGAACTGAATAAGCGCATGGAAGCAGACGGCCATCTCGTCGCTCCGTATGGTGGACTCCGCGGAGACTTCCCAGGCACCGGCGGCGCCGGCCTAGCGAATGGAAACGCTCCCGGCGCTCGTGCCGCAGCAGCAGGTGCGCCAGGTGCGGGCGGGGGCGATGATCGCGCGGCCCGCTCTGCTCGACCGTCAGGCAATGGTCAGCGCGACTTCAATGTTGAGGTCTTCTCGCCCCGCTACAGCCACTACTGGTCCGGCGCACGGAACCGTCCCTGCCTGCTGGTCGAGACACACTCGCTGAAAACGGCAAAGACACGTGCCTGGGCAAACTACGACATCATGGTGCACTCCATCGACATCGTCGCGGAAGATCCTCAGGCGCTGCGGAAGGCGGTGCGCGACAGCGATGCTGCAGACGCCGCGATGGCCGGCCACAAGGATCTGCAGATGTTCCTTGGCGGTAAGACAGCCGACAGCTCACACCCCATCGTCTATCACTCGCTCAAGCGCGCCAGTGAGATCAGCCCGATCACCGGCAAACCCGTGATGCACTTCACCGCAGAAAAAGACGACATCACCGTGAACATGCACGATGGAGTCGATACCACCGCTGCCGCCCCTGTACCCACTGGCTTCCTGATCCCGCTCGCATGGAAGTCGATTGCGGACGAGCTCGCACTGCAGGGCGTCGTCATGGAACGGACGACGAAGGATCTTGGCGATCAGACCTTCGACACCTGGCGCTTCACAAGCGCGAAGAAGCAGTCCACCCCCTTCGAAGGCCGCACCTTCACGGACTACACATTGCAGCCCGTCAGCGAGAGGGTGCACATGCCCGCCGGCAGTTATTACGTGCCCATGAACCAGCCGCGCGCACGCATCATCATGGCCATGCTGCATCCGGCCGCGCCGGACGCCCTTGTACGCTGGGGCTTTATGGACGCGATCTTCGAAGGCTTTGGGCGCATTGGCGCAGGTGAATACCTCTCCGTGCCCATCGCAACCAAGATGGCCGCTGACCATCCAGAGTTGTGGACCGAGTTCGATGTCAAGGTGAAAGCCGACCCAGCCTTTGCTGACGACGCCGACGCACGCCTCCGTTGGTGGATGAGCCGCAGCAACTACCAGCCCAGCGCTGCGAACAAGTACCCGATTGCAGAGGTCTGGACGAAGAACTGGTAA